Proteins from a single region of Cydia splendana chromosome 9, ilCydSple1.2, whole genome shotgun sequence:
- the LOC134793801 gene encoding iron-sulfur clusters transporter ABCB7, mitochondrial isoform X2, with translation MAAVLLSNTKFPNIIKNHVRFRNSLSSNKLVILNKPQFNLICKQYAVTSNFRFHSTQPPSGAGGSDAAKNVLAVVLANKPKAGKIPVDINLGDAKPVSGADMIRGMLAYIWPQDNAAIRNRVMLSLSLLFGAKIMNVTVPFLFKYAVDEVNAATATSGDALLGMATVPQALGTTAFSLLVGYGIARATAAGFNELRNAVFARVAQHSIRRLACNVFTHIHNLDLSFHLGRQTGALSKTIDRGSRAINFVLSAMVFNIVPTIFELTLVSSILGLKGGLAFTGLAFGCVGVYAAFTLAITQWRTKFRVHMNKAENEAGNKAIDSLINYETVKYFNNEKYELEKYDKSLQKYEAASLKTASSLAALNFGQHAIFSGGLSMIMILAANEIVKGNMTVGDLVMVNGLLFQLSIPLGFLGSVYREVRQALIDMQTMFTLMTVESRIKEKSEAVPLKVDQNTATIEFKDVSFKYINGKPIFNNLSFTIPAGKKIGIVGGSGSGKSTMVRLLFRFFEPQSGEILVAGQNIRDVDLPSLRRAVAIVPQDCVLFHDTILHNLHYGDLSRPVEEVYKASQMAELHESVKTWPKGYETQVGERGLKLSGGEKQRVAIARAILKDSPIIVFDEATSSLDSLTEHAILQALKAATIGRTSICIAHRLSTVADADEILVLENGNITDRGKHDDLIAKSGSLYARLWEKQNREIK, from the exons ATGGCGGCTGTGCTGCTGTCAAATACAAAATTCcctaatattattaaaaaccaTGTTAGATTTAGGAATTCGTTATCAAGTAATAAATTGGTAATTTTAAATAAACCACAGTTCAATTTAATATGTAAACAATATGCGGTTACAAGTAATTTTAGG TTTCACAGCACGCAACCACCAAGCGGTGCTGGAGGCTCAGACGCGGCTAAAAACGTACTGGCAGTGGTGTTAGCAAACAAACCAAAAGCTGGAAAAATTCCAGTTG ACATAAACTTGGGGGACGCGAAGCCGGTGTCTGGTGCTGATATGATCAGGGGCATGCTGGCGTACATATGGCCTCAG GACAACGCCGCAATCCGCAACCGAGTGATGCTGTCCCTGTCCCTCCTGTTCGGCGCGAAGATAATGAATGTTACCGTCCCTTTCCTATTCAAATACGCCGTGGACGAAGTGAACGCGGCCACGGCGACTTCTGGAGACGCCTTATTGGGGATGGCGACCGTTCCACAGGCGTTGGGAACTACCGCGTTTAGTTTACTTGTTGGAT ACGGCATAGCTCGAGCAACAGCAGCCGGGTTCAACGAGCTAAGGAACGCCGTGTTCGCGCGCGTAGCCCAGCACTCCATCCGCCGGCTCGCCTGCAACGTGTTCACGCACATACACAACCTGGATCTTAGCTTCCATCTGGGCCGACAGACCGGCGCTCTTTCCAAG ACGATAGACCGCGGCTCGCGCGCCATCAACTTCGTCCTTTCAGCCATGGTGTTTAACATTGTGCCAACTATCTTCGAGCTGACGTTGGTGTCTTCCATTCTGGGGTTGAAAGGAGGCTTGGCGTTCACAG GTCTCGCGTTCGGCTGCGTCGGCGTGTACGCAGCGTTCACGCTCGCGATCACACAGTGGCGCACGAAGTTCCGCGTGCACATGAACAAAGCTGAGAACGAGGCCGGGAACAAGGCCATCGACTCGCTCATCAACTACGAGACGGTCAAG TACTTCAACAACGAAAAATACGAATTGGAGAAATACGACAAGAGCCTCCAAAAGTACGAGGCCGCTTCCCTCAAGACGGCCTCAAGCCTCGCGGCGCTCAACTTCGGCCAACACGCCATATTCAGCGGCGGACTCAGCATGATCATGATATTGGCTGCCAACGAGATTGTTAaag GCAACATGACGGTGGGCGACCTGGTAATGGTGAACGGGCTGCTGTTCCAGCTGTCGATCCCGCTCGGCTTCCTCGGCTCGGTGTACCGCGAGGTGCGGCAGGCGCTCATCGATATGCAGACCATGTTCACGCTCATGACCGTGGAATCCAGAATTAAG gaaaAATCCGAAGCTGTACCCCTCAAAGTAGACCAGAACACAGCCACCATTGAATTCAAAGACGTCAGTTTCAAGTACATAAATGGAAAGCCGATTTTCAACAATTTGAGCTTCACTATCCCCGCTGGCAAGAAGATTGGTATCGTTGGAGGCTCAGGGAGTGG TAAATCAACGATGGTTCGTCTACTGTTCCGGTTCTTCGAGCCACAGTCGGGCGAGATTCTCGTGGCCGGCCAGAACATTCGCGACGTCGACTTGCCCAGCTTGCGGAGAGCCGTAGCCATCGTGCCTCAG GACTGTGTGTTATTCCACGACACGATTTTGCATAACCTACACTATGGCGACCTCTCGCGGCCGGTAGAGGAAGTTTACAAGGCGAGCCAGATGGCCGAGCTGCACGAGTCCGTCAAAACGTGGCCCAAG GGCTACGAAACACAAGTGGGCGAGCGCGGACTGAAATTATCTGGAGGAGAAAAACAGCGAGTAGCCATCGCCCGAGCCATACTCAAGGACTCGCCTATAATAGTGTTCGATGAGGCCACGTCCAGTCTTGACTCGCTTACTGAACAT GCAATCCTGCAAGCCCTCAAAGCGGCAACAATAGGCCGCACGTCCATCTGCATAGCGCACCGTCTGTCCACCGTCGCGGACGCCGATGAAATACTAGTGCTGGAAAATGGCAATATAACAGATAGAGGGAAGCACGACGACCTTATAGCTAAGAGTGGATCGCTCTACGCAAGGCTGTGGGAGAAACAAAACAG agaaaTCAAATGA
- the LOC134793801 gene encoding iron-sulfur clusters transporter ABCB7, mitochondrial isoform X1, which yields MAAVLLSNTKFPNIIKNHVRFRNSLSSNKLVILNKPQFNLICKQYAVTSNFRFHSTQPPSGAGGSDAAKNVLAVVLANKPKAGKIPVGIQKRDCFHPGASVLSREDINLGDAKPVSGADMIRGMLAYIWPQDNAAIRNRVMLSLSLLFGAKIMNVTVPFLFKYAVDEVNAATATSGDALLGMATVPQALGTTAFSLLVGYGIARATAAGFNELRNAVFARVAQHSIRRLACNVFTHIHNLDLSFHLGRQTGALSKTIDRGSRAINFVLSAMVFNIVPTIFELTLVSSILGLKGGLAFTGLAFGCVGVYAAFTLAITQWRTKFRVHMNKAENEAGNKAIDSLINYETVKYFNNEKYELEKYDKSLQKYEAASLKTASSLAALNFGQHAIFSGGLSMIMILAANEIVKGNMTVGDLVMVNGLLFQLSIPLGFLGSVYREVRQALIDMQTMFTLMTVESRIKEKSEAVPLKVDQNTATIEFKDVSFKYINGKPIFNNLSFTIPAGKKIGIVGGSGSGKSTMVRLLFRFFEPQSGEILVAGQNIRDVDLPSLRRAVAIVPQDCVLFHDTILHNLHYGDLSRPVEEVYKASQMAELHESVKTWPKGYETQVGERGLKLSGGEKQRVAIARAILKDSPIIVFDEATSSLDSLTEHAILQALKAATIGRTSICIAHRLSTVADADEILVLENGNITDRGKHDDLIAKSGSLYARLWEKQNREIK from the exons ATGGCGGCTGTGCTGCTGTCAAATACAAAATTCcctaatattattaaaaaccaTGTTAGATTTAGGAATTCGTTATCAAGTAATAAATTGGTAATTTTAAATAAACCACAGTTCAATTTAATATGTAAACAATATGCGGTTACAAGTAATTTTAGG TTTCACAGCACGCAACCACCAAGCGGTGCTGGAGGCTCAGACGCGGCTAAAAACGTACTGGCAGTGGTGTTAGCAAACAAACCAAAAGCTGGAAAAATTCCAGTTG GTATCCAAAAGAGAGACTGCTTTCACCCAGGTGCCTCTGTTTTGTCCCGAGAAGACATAAACTTGGGGGACGCGAAGCCGGTGTCTGGTGCTGATATGATCAGGGGCATGCTGGCGTACATATGGCCTCAG GACAACGCCGCAATCCGCAACCGAGTGATGCTGTCCCTGTCCCTCCTGTTCGGCGCGAAGATAATGAATGTTACCGTCCCTTTCCTATTCAAATACGCCGTGGACGAAGTGAACGCGGCCACGGCGACTTCTGGAGACGCCTTATTGGGGATGGCGACCGTTCCACAGGCGTTGGGAACTACCGCGTTTAGTTTACTTGTTGGAT ACGGCATAGCTCGAGCAACAGCAGCCGGGTTCAACGAGCTAAGGAACGCCGTGTTCGCGCGCGTAGCCCAGCACTCCATCCGCCGGCTCGCCTGCAACGTGTTCACGCACATACACAACCTGGATCTTAGCTTCCATCTGGGCCGACAGACCGGCGCTCTTTCCAAG ACGATAGACCGCGGCTCGCGCGCCATCAACTTCGTCCTTTCAGCCATGGTGTTTAACATTGTGCCAACTATCTTCGAGCTGACGTTGGTGTCTTCCATTCTGGGGTTGAAAGGAGGCTTGGCGTTCACAG GTCTCGCGTTCGGCTGCGTCGGCGTGTACGCAGCGTTCACGCTCGCGATCACACAGTGGCGCACGAAGTTCCGCGTGCACATGAACAAAGCTGAGAACGAGGCCGGGAACAAGGCCATCGACTCGCTCATCAACTACGAGACGGTCAAG TACTTCAACAACGAAAAATACGAATTGGAGAAATACGACAAGAGCCTCCAAAAGTACGAGGCCGCTTCCCTCAAGACGGCCTCAAGCCTCGCGGCGCTCAACTTCGGCCAACACGCCATATTCAGCGGCGGACTCAGCATGATCATGATATTGGCTGCCAACGAGATTGTTAaag GCAACATGACGGTGGGCGACCTGGTAATGGTGAACGGGCTGCTGTTCCAGCTGTCGATCCCGCTCGGCTTCCTCGGCTCGGTGTACCGCGAGGTGCGGCAGGCGCTCATCGATATGCAGACCATGTTCACGCTCATGACCGTGGAATCCAGAATTAAG gaaaAATCCGAAGCTGTACCCCTCAAAGTAGACCAGAACACAGCCACCATTGAATTCAAAGACGTCAGTTTCAAGTACATAAATGGAAAGCCGATTTTCAACAATTTGAGCTTCACTATCCCCGCTGGCAAGAAGATTGGTATCGTTGGAGGCTCAGGGAGTGG TAAATCAACGATGGTTCGTCTACTGTTCCGGTTCTTCGAGCCACAGTCGGGCGAGATTCTCGTGGCCGGCCAGAACATTCGCGACGTCGACTTGCCCAGCTTGCGGAGAGCCGTAGCCATCGTGCCTCAG GACTGTGTGTTATTCCACGACACGATTTTGCATAACCTACACTATGGCGACCTCTCGCGGCCGGTAGAGGAAGTTTACAAGGCGAGCCAGATGGCCGAGCTGCACGAGTCCGTCAAAACGTGGCCCAAG GGCTACGAAACACAAGTGGGCGAGCGCGGACTGAAATTATCTGGAGGAGAAAAACAGCGAGTAGCCATCGCCCGAGCCATACTCAAGGACTCGCCTATAATAGTGTTCGATGAGGCCACGTCCAGTCTTGACTCGCTTACTGAACAT GCAATCCTGCAAGCCCTCAAAGCGGCAACAATAGGCCGCACGTCCATCTGCATAGCGCACCGTCTGTCCACCGTCGCGGACGCCGATGAAATACTAGTGCTGGAAAATGGCAATATAACAGATAGAGGGAAGCACGACGACCTTATAGCTAAGAGTGGATCGCTCTACGCAAGGCTGTGGGAGAAACAAAACAG agaaaTCAAATGA
- the LOC134793802 gene encoding SET domain-containing protein 4: MGRTRRIRSQKARTFRTCGAESELILLNSWLAKEGMLYNSKLTLAVFENTGRGVLTKKKINPGEELMNLPLNLTINVTSILMDSTFCSIFLNNDKNCLIEHKHTISFQSLMAFYLTFLQSQGSKSKWFVYLESLPKEYTVPYFLPEETKLYVHADILTVVARQEDVIKHSFHIFEDVLSHCTSSQIDVIKIKDFFCQSRYEWAYFTVNTRCVYMDLDKVVDLKNIENSILNLITDNTKISLCPFLDMINHSPYAKNETKLMVSKNIENISINNLSHNLFSDVRFSIYTKNTFNPYTEVFICYGDSHNLKLITEYGFCLPNNDLDYVAFEFDDLVSFLMSMHIKLSQDQIAFINSHNLSKDLYIDLKGLSFNFYALLMVVKYYYEKNKDVSRLIYSAAICSNDSDLNNLIMPMMEKKLNLIKESITKLKTYESNIILNNCISLMCQYVRILEKFIKC, encoded by the coding sequence ATGGGAAGAACGCGACGTATACGAAGCCAGAAGGCGCGTACTTTTAGAACTTGTGGTGCTGAAAGCGAACTTATACTCTTGAACTCGTGGCTCGCTAAAGAAGGAATGTTATACAACAGCAAATTGACCCTGGCCGTATTCGAGAACACCGGCCGCGGCGTTCTCACTAAAAAGAAGATAAACCCTGGAGAGGAGCTTATGAACTTACCTCTAAACTTAACTATAAATGTAACCAGTATTTTGATGGATTCTACAttttgtagtatttttttaaataacgatAAGAACTGTTTGATAGAACATAAGCATACAATATCATTTCAGTCACTGATGGCATTTTACTTAACATTTCTGCAATCACAGGGTTCAAAATCAAAATGGTTCGTGTACTTAGAGAGCTTACCCAAAGAATATACTGTACCGTACTTTTTGCCTGAAGAAACAAAGTTATATGTACATGCGGATATACTTACTGTTGTTGCAAGGCAGGAGGATGTAATTAAACATTCATTCCATATTTTTGAAGATGTTTTGTCTCATTGTACAAGTAGTCAAATTGATGTGATTAAAATTAAAGATTTTTTCTGTCAATCTAGATATGAATGGGCATACTTTACAGTCAATACTAGATGTGTTTACATGGACTTAGATAAGGTAGTAGATCTGAAAAACATTGAGAACTCTATTCTGAACCTGATTACTGATAATACTAAAATATCACTTTGCCCTTTTTTAGACATGATCAACCATAGTCCCTATGCCAAAAATGAGACTAAATTGATGGTCAgtaaaaatatagaaaatattAGTATAAATAACTTAAGCCATAACTTATTTTCTGATGTGAGATTTTCTATttacacaaaaaatacttttaacCCTTATACAGAAGTGTTTATATGCTATGGAGACAGTCACAATCTGAAGTTAATCACGGAGTATGGATTCTGTTTGCCGAATAATGACTTAGATTATGTAGCTTTTGAGTTTGATGATTTAGTTTCATTCCTAATGAGTATGCATATAAAGTTGTCTCAAGATCAAATTGCATTTAtaaatagtcataatttgagTAAAGATTTgtatattgatttgaaaggcctcagttttaatttttatgctCTTTTGATGGTTGTCAAATACTACTATGAGAAGAACAAAGATGTAAGCAGACTGATATACTCCGCAGCTATCTGTTCTAACGACTCGGACCTCAACAATCTGATAATGCCAATGATGGAAAAGAAACTAAACTTGATCAAAGAATCTATTACTAAATTGAAGACTTATgaaagtaatataattttgaataattGTATATCACTTATGTGTCAATATGTTAGAATATTagagaaatttattaaatgttaG
- the LOC134794052 gene encoding large ribosomal subunit protein mL55 produces MHWRYLINVRTQLSNFTVHRYLSNNIPEITKVHREIYTRMYPTTVVLPDGSSFNIRYHEPRKIIKLPLDLSQLSEEERKQRIDKRKPRKKVKITEDVEDNFNAKKYLKYMKKK; encoded by the exons ATGCATTGGCGTTATTTAATCAACGTGCGGACGCAATTGTCCAATTTTACAGTGCATAGAtatttaagtaataatataCCTGAGATTACCAAAGTACACAGAGAAATATATACGAGAATGTATCCAACGACGGTGGTGCTACCAGATGGATCTTCATTTAACATAAGATATCATGAGCCTAGGAAAATTATAAAG CTTCCCTTAGACTTATCGCAGCTGTCTGAAGAGGAAAGAAAACAGAGGATTGACAAAAGAAAACCAAGAAAGAAGGTTAAAATTACTGAGGATGTTGAGGACAactttaatgctaaaaaatatttgaaatatatGAAGAAGAAGTGA